The following proteins are co-located in the Candidatus Paracaedibacter acanthamoebae genome:
- a CDS encoding HAD family hydrolase, whose product MFAHPYKTAMPVRDDLETGNLQQRECKLLIFDFDGVLVDTQEVINEIQYEYLKGNYNLHLPFELYTQKFSGMRMETIVGILQQQENFSPLVSALSISQTIDDLVLEQLLKQEVSPLTGVVQFLEESHIKRCIASNCSFKLLKAFLKASKLDKFFKDNVFSADMVKHPKPAPDLFLYAATEMSEKVQNCLVIEDSLVGIQAATAAGIRVIGFLGGSHVLPGNIEKLLQAGAETVINDMRQLTSYLNRSHAP is encoded by the coding sequence ATGTTTGCCCATCCTTATAAAACTGCTATGCCTGTCAGAGATGATTTAGAAACTGGAAATTTGCAGCAAAGGGAGTGTAAGCTGCTAATATTTGATTTTGATGGTGTCCTTGTGGATACCCAAGAAGTTATTAACGAAATTCAATATGAATACCTTAAGGGAAATTATAACCTTCATCTCCCTTTTGAGCTTTATACTCAAAAATTCTCAGGTATGCGTATGGAAACAATAGTAGGTATTTTACAGCAGCAAGAAAATTTTTCTCCGCTTGTATCCGCTCTCAGCATTTCGCAGACTATCGATGACTTAGTTTTAGAACAGTTATTAAAACAAGAGGTTTCACCGCTGACGGGGGTTGTTCAATTCTTAGAGGAGTCCCATATTAAAAGATGCATTGCTTCTAACTGTTCTTTTAAATTGCTAAAGGCTTTTCTTAAAGCAAGCAAACTTGACAAGTTTTTTAAAGACAATGTTTTTAGCGCAGACATGGTGAAGCACCCGAAACCCGCTCCCGATCTATTTCTCTATGCCGCCACAGAAATGTCAGAAAAAGTACAGAATTGTTTAGTGATCGAAGATAGCCTCGTGGGCATACAAGCTGCTACCGCCGCAGGAATAAGAGTGATTGGCTTTCTAGGCGGTAGCCATGTCTTGCCAGGTAACATAGAAAAATTATTACAAGCAGGGGCGGAAACCGTTATTAATGATATGCGTCAATTGACATCGTATCTTAACCGCAGCCATGCCCCCTAA
- a CDS encoding KGG domain-containing protein has translation MVNKTNENNKDNKQESSNAKKGFASMPEEQVKDIASKGGHASAEKAGHEGMSERGQKGGHASAEKAGHEGMSERGQKGGHASAEKAGHEGMSERGQKGGHASAEKAGHEGMAERGRKGGQAHGSSGEDEDK, from the coding sequence ATGGTGAATAAAACAAATGAAAATAATAAAGATAACAAGCAAGAATCTAGTAATGCAAAAAAAGGTTTTGCCTCTATGCCTGAGGAACAAGTAAAAGATATAGCAAGTAAAGGTGGTCATGCAAGTGCCGAAAAAGCAGGGCATGAGGGCATGTCAGAAAGAGGCCAAAAAGGTGGTCATGCAAGTGCCGAAAAAGCAGGGCATGAGGGCATGTCAGAAAGAGGCCAAAAAGGTGGTCATGCAAGTGCCGAAAAAGCGGGCCATGAGGGCATGTCAGAAAGAGGCCAAAAAGGTGGTCATGCAAGTGCCGAAAAAGCGGGCCATGAGGGCATGGCGGAGAGGGGACGCAAGGGTGGTCAAGCCCACGGATCTTCTGGAGAAGATGAAGATAAATAG
- a CDS encoding DUF892 family protein, with amino-acid sequence MVTMVGLEKNFIDALKDLIELEYDAVEAYKAAIDRLESKQYKDKMGEFLKDHERHIREFSNVLKKHNEEAPQGPDMSKHWLAEGKVVLAGLIGDKAILTAMKTNEDDTNTAYERLNNFSDMWKDSEDFLKEALKDERRHRAWIESAIS; translated from the coding sequence ATGGTAACGATGGTGGGATTAGAAAAAAATTTTATCGATGCTCTGAAAGACTTAATAGAGCTTGAATATGATGCAGTCGAAGCCTATAAAGCCGCAATTGACCGCTTAGAAAGCAAACAATATAAAGATAAAATGGGTGAATTTTTAAAGGACCATGAGCGCCATATCCGAGAGTTTTCTAATGTCCTTAAAAAGCATAACGAAGAGGCACCGCAAGGCCCAGATATGTCAAAACATTGGCTAGCGGAAGGTAAAGTGGTTTTGGCTGGACTCATTGGTGATAAGGCAATTTTAACAGCTATGAAAACAAATGAAGATGATACCAATACAGCCTATGAACGATTAAATAACTTTAGTGATATGTGGAAAGATTCGGAAGATTTCCTTAAAGAAGCTTTAAAAGATGAGCGACGGCATCGAGCCTGGATAGAATCCGCAATTAGTTGA
- a CDS encoding F-box protein, whose translation MVRKFFLCLLVIASPSVCALDASKLTSLILKTPEEELTTQEFPQINLPASIRGNSGNKVCPPSLKIINVVFSADRCLEILHQNRVRWQQSLSFTSLEYKSFYKEWFKESVPLPPCLLENLPAEILINILGYLSPKDLGFLRRTDHYLNSLCQDRGVWQHYTSLLPKEYNSFYKEWFEEDSDLTSSLTVKNSKLDLLRTINYRWQTGHLLGRYFQEMPPFLLVPLIAKLAHSKTSKDMFRTIAIHQPNLFTAKNSIKTLFALLFHADKFFPSHLSLCDQQFLLNKLTPLEADYVCRLARLIPLTAKIFFNAPQKGKSLKDGANSVIPFCRIHAYADYTQLVHITLMISQAQQFFIPGMAGEQRKKLITFLSPLYVNQLMAMAAQVDKVFPARNNKSRQELILQALNPLTEDDQIKCSCRKSTF comes from the coding sequence ATGGTTAGAAAATTCTTTTTATGTCTATTGGTTATTGCAAGTCCCTCAGTTTGTGCTCTCGACGCTTCTAAACTGACGTCTTTAATTCTTAAAACGCCAGAGGAAGAATTAACAACTCAAGAATTCCCTCAAATTAACTTACCAGCTTCAATTAGGGGAAATTCTGGAAATAAGGTGTGCCCCCCTTCTTTAAAGATTATAAACGTCGTTTTTTCTGCCGACCGTTGTTTGGAGATACTGCACCAAAATAGAGTTAGATGGCAGCAATCTCTCTCTTTTACCTCTTTAGAATATAAGAGTTTTTATAAAGAATGGTTTAAGGAAAGCGTGCCTCTTCCCCCCTGTTTGTTAGAGAATTTACCGGCTGAAATTCTTATCAATATTTTAGGGTACCTTTCCCCTAAAGACTTAGGTTTTCTTCGCCGGACCGATCACTATCTGAATAGCCTGTGTCAAGATAGAGGGGTATGGCAGCACTATACATCTCTTCTCCCTAAAGAATACAATAGTTTTTATAAAGAATGGTTTGAAGAAGATTCAGACCTGACATCATCCTTAACCGTAAAAAATAGCAAATTAGACCTTCTGAGAACCATAAATTATAGATGGCAAACGGGCCATCTCTTAGGCCGCTATTTTCAAGAGATGCCACCCTTCCTCTTAGTCCCCTTAATAGCTAAGCTTGCCCATAGTAAGACTTCAAAAGATATGTTCAGGACGATAGCCATCCATCAGCCCAATTTATTTACCGCCAAGAATTCAATAAAAACTCTGTTTGCCCTCCTCTTCCATGCTGATAAATTTTTTCCTTCTCATCTATCTTTATGTGATCAGCAGTTTCTCCTTAATAAGTTAACTCCTTTAGAGGCAGATTATGTCTGTCGCTTAGCAAGATTAATTCCCCTTACTGCAAAAATATTTTTTAACGCCCCCCAAAAGGGAAAATCTCTTAAAGATGGGGCTAACTCTGTGATCCCTTTTTGTAGAATTCATGCTTATGCTGATTACACTCAACTGGTGCATATCACCCTTATGATCAGTCAAGCTCAGCAATTCTTTATCCCCGGCATGGCGGGAGAGCAACGAAAAAAACTCATTACTTTTCTTTCTCCTTTATATGTAAACCAGCTAATGGCTATGGCCGCTCAAGTCGATAAAGTATTTCCCGCGCGAAACAATAAATCGCGTCAAGAGCTCATCCTTCAGGCTTTAAATCCTCTGACAGAAGATGATCAAATAAAGTGCAGTTGCAGAAAGTCGACCTTTTAA
- a CDS encoding SEL1-like repeat protein: protein MIKHLFLTVLGMSSVYVSAMESDVSQYNHRYSPLIDENQGEEDAFRLYQLGYSVYTAGTSSTKLKEQNFKEARDLLEKAVEKGQPNAAVLMGRMWEYGEGGVKDIKKAENLYLIAHRAGVMAGTAHLAELYKATNQIEKSFNLNLALASQGDARAQIAVGNIYLEGSKKGYKITPNFEAAIEWYKKAAAQGDLRADFALGRTYYFLKDYKNARDYLEKICQTDQAEKFIGKVLLGQAKTALANIYGMKGHENREGAIQLYQEAIALGNAQAKNKLKGLISF from the coding sequence TTGATTAAGCATTTATTTTTAACTGTATTAGGGATGTCGTCGGTGTATGTATCAGCGATGGAGTCAGATGTTTCTCAATATAACCATAGGTATTCCCCGCTTATTGACGAAAATCAGGGTGAAGAGGATGCATTCCGACTATATCAACTAGGGTACAGTGTTTATACAGCAGGTACTTCCTCGACTAAGCTTAAAGAACAAAACTTTAAAGAAGCAAGAGATCTTCTTGAAAAGGCAGTAGAGAAAGGTCAACCGAATGCGGCAGTATTGATGGGGAGAATGTGGGAGTACGGAGAAGGTGGGGTTAAGGATATAAAGAAGGCTGAAAACCTTTATTTGATCGCCCACCGAGCCGGGGTAATGGCAGGTACAGCACATTTAGCCGAATTATATAAAGCAACTAATCAGATAGAAAAGTCTTTTAATTTAAATCTTGCCTTAGCTTCCCAAGGAGATGCTCGAGCTCAAATTGCTGTCGGTAATATATATCTAGAAGGCTCTAAAAAAGGCTATAAGATTACCCCTAATTTTGAAGCAGCAATTGAATGGTATAAAAAGGCCGCTGCTCAAGGAGATTTAAGGGCAGACTTTGCGTTAGGTAGAACTTACTACTTCCTTAAGGATTACAAGAACGCCCGCGATTATCTTGAGAAAATTTGCCAAACTGACCAAGCGGAAAAATTTATTGGTAAAGTCTTGTTAGGCCAAGCTAAGACCGCTTTAGCCAATATTTATGGCATGAAAGGGCATGAGAACAGGGAAGGAGCAATCCAATTGTATCAAGAGGCTATTGCTCTTGGTAATGCTCAGGCTAAAAACAAATTAAAAGGATTAATTTCATTCTAG
- a CDS encoding PA2169 family four-helix-bundle protein: protein MSADSVSILNELIQITKDSEEGFRTAAENVKEPSLKQLFLEKAESCNSAITDLQRKVKEIGSRPAESGSLLGAMHRVWVSIKGTLTGQDDLAILRECERGEDAIKAAYAKALKSNLSEEIRPLIQKQYDGVIKDHDTIRDLRDKYANAQ from the coding sequence ATGAGTGCTGATTCTGTGTCCATTTTAAATGAACTAATTCAAATTACAAAGGATAGCGAAGAAGGTTTCCGGACAGCAGCTGAAAATGTTAAAGAACCTTCTCTAAAACAACTTTTTTTAGAAAAGGCTGAAAGTTGCAATAGTGCTATCACCGATCTTCAACGTAAGGTAAAAGAAATAGGAAGCAGGCCTGCAGAAAGCGGGAGTCTGTTAGGGGCAATGCATCGTGTTTGGGTAAGCATTAAGGGAACTTTGACAGGTCAAGATGACCTCGCTATCCTTAGGGAATGCGAAAGAGGGGAAGATGCTATTAAAGCCGCCTATGCCAAAGCCTTAAAAAGCAACCTCAGTGAAGAAATCCGTCCTTTAATACAAAAACAGTATGATGGCGTAATAAAAGATCACGACACCATAAGAGATTTAAGGGATAAATACGCAAACGCTCAATGA
- a CDS encoding KGG domain-containing protein, with amino-acid sequence MPTTTKDQSSNKEQTSKNQEKGKQGFASMPKEKVREIAAEGGRHSHGGSSSTHKK; translated from the coding sequence ATGCCTACAACTACAAAAGACCAAAGTTCTAACAAAGAACAAACCTCTAAAAACCAAGAAAAAGGCAAGCAAGGGTTTGCTTCTATGCCTAAAGAAAAGGTAAGAGAAATTGCAGCCGAAGGTGGCCGCCATAGTCATGGTGGCTCTTCAAGCACTCATAAGAAATAA
- a CDS encoding pyruvate dehydrogenase complex dihydrolipoamide acetyltransferase encodes MPIKILMPALSPTMTEGNLVRWLKSEGDMVKPGQVIAEIETDKATMEVEAVDEGVLAKIYVPAGTESVKVNMLIGVILEEGENESDLAALSDGAPLSVEGSASVEKAASVEKGAQASVAVDAAKPTPSASGERVFASPLARRLAEQNNVNIASIPGTGPHGRIVKADVEAAAVSGAKPATIQNSSGQAPLVYGTAGYAELPLNNMRKVIANRLTESKQQVPHFYLTVDCNLDALLKLRSDINARLEDTKISVNDFIVRATALALMKVPASNASWHDTHIRQYQAADVCVAVAIEGGLVTPVVRSAHLKSLKEISVEVKSLAERARAGKLMPEEYQGGSFTISNLGMYGINQFAAIINPPQAGIMAVGAGEQRAIVKDGQMQVATMMTCTLSADHRVVDGAVGANFLAAFKEFIEDPLRLLV; translated from the coding sequence ATGCCAATTAAGATTTTAATGCCTGCTCTTAGTCCAACAATGACAGAGGGGAACCTCGTGCGTTGGTTAAAGTCAGAAGGGGATATGGTCAAACCGGGACAGGTCATTGCTGAAATTGAAACCGATAAGGCGACCATGGAAGTCGAGGCTGTCGATGAAGGCGTACTTGCCAAGATTTATGTGCCTGCAGGGACCGAAAGCGTTAAGGTTAATATGTTGATCGGCGTAATCCTTGAAGAAGGTGAAAATGAGTCAGATCTGGCAGCGTTATCAGACGGGGCTCCTCTGTCAGTAGAGGGCAGCGCCTCGGTAGAAAAAGCAGCATCGGTTGAGAAGGGAGCACAAGCCTCTGTTGCCGTTGATGCTGCAAAGCCGACCCCATCTGCATCAGGCGAGCGAGTCTTTGCAAGTCCCTTAGCCCGCCGTTTAGCTGAGCAAAATAATGTTAACATAGCCTCAATTCCAGGGACGGGCCCTCATGGTCGTATTGTGAAAGCGGATGTGGAAGCAGCTGCTGTATCGGGGGCAAAACCAGCCACTATCCAAAATTCTTCTGGGCAAGCTCCACTCGTTTATGGCACTGCTGGATATGCTGAACTGCCGCTTAACAACATGCGAAAGGTTATTGCAAATCGGTTAACCGAATCTAAGCAACAGGTGCCCCATTTCTATTTGACCGTGGATTGCAACTTAGATGCTCTATTAAAATTGCGCAGTGATATTAATGCACGCTTAGAGGATACAAAAATATCAGTGAACGATTTTATCGTTCGGGCAACAGCTTTGGCGTTGATGAAAGTTCCAGCCTCGAATGCATCATGGCACGATACTCATATTCGTCAATACCAAGCAGCTGATGTGTGTGTTGCTGTAGCAATTGAGGGTGGTTTGGTCACGCCTGTTGTTCGCAGCGCGCATTTAAAATCCCTGAAAGAGATTTCTGTTGAGGTCAAATCCTTGGCAGAGCGGGCGAGGGCAGGAAAACTTATGCCAGAAGAATATCAGGGTGGATCCTTTACAATTTCCAATTTGGGGATGTATGGAATTAACCAATTTGCTGCAATTATCAATCCACCGCAGGCCGGTATTATGGCTGTGGGTGCTGGTGAACAGCGCGCCATCGTCAAAGACGGGCAAATGCAAGTTGCGACCATGATGACTTGTACATTATCTGCGGATCATCGTGTGGTTGATGGGGCGGTTGGAGCAAACTTCTTAGCAGCCTTTAAAGAATTCATCGAAGATCCATTACGTTTGCTAGTTTAA
- the pdhA gene encoding pyruvate dehydrogenase (acetyl-transferring) E1 component subunit alpha: protein MSKAQEKSLPPMGNEGSLDPKKYYNKDQLIKAYTQMLLIRRFEEKAAQLYGMGLIGGFCHLYIGQEAVVIGIQSAMQSQDTVVTSYRDHGHMLACDMDPRGVMAELTGREGGYSRGKGGSMHMFSREKNFFGGHGIVGAQIPIGAGMAFAHKYNNDKGVSVSYMGDGAANQGQVYEAFNMASLWKLPAVFVIEDNQYGMGTSTKRASASTEFWKRGEPWDIPGREVDGMNLFAVREAAEWALERARSGEGPALLHIKTYRYRGHSMSDPAKYRSKEEVEKMRNDHDPIEGIRSYLLDNKMASEEMLKDLEKQIKSQVNDAAEFAQVSPEPQESELYTDILIDN, encoded by the coding sequence ATGTCGAAAGCTCAGGAAAAATCATTACCTCCGATGGGGAATGAAGGATCGCTCGATCCCAAAAAATATTACAATAAAGACCAGCTGATCAAAGCTTATACCCAAATGCTGTTGATCCGTCGATTTGAAGAAAAAGCCGCACAATTATATGGAATGGGGCTCATTGGCGGGTTCTGTCACCTTTACATTGGTCAAGAGGCCGTTGTTATAGGGATTCAGTCAGCTATGCAATCTCAAGATACCGTGGTAACCAGCTATCGCGACCATGGGCATATGTTGGCCTGTGATATGGATCCGCGCGGTGTGATGGCTGAATTGACCGGCCGCGAAGGGGGGTACTCTCGTGGTAAGGGGGGCTCTATGCACATGTTTAGCCGCGAAAAGAATTTCTTTGGGGGTCATGGTATTGTCGGGGCACAAATTCCAATCGGTGCAGGGATGGCTTTTGCTCACAAATACAATAATGATAAGGGAGTCTCAGTTTCCTATATGGGCGATGGTGCTGCAAACCAAGGACAAGTCTATGAAGCCTTTAATATGGCGTCCTTGTGGAAGTTACCGGCCGTTTTCGTTATCGAAGACAATCAGTATGGTATGGGAACGTCGACCAAACGCGCCTCGGCATCCACAGAATTCTGGAAACGGGGTGAACCCTGGGATATCCCGGGTCGTGAAGTTGATGGTATGAACTTGTTTGCAGTCCGTGAGGCTGCAGAATGGGCACTCGAGCGGGCGCGTTCGGGTGAAGGCCCCGCCTTATTGCATATTAAGACCTATCGTTATCGAGGTCATTCCATGTCTGACCCGGCTAAGTACCGTTCCAAAGAAGAAGTCGAAAAGATGCGCAATGACCATGATCCAATTGAGGGAATTCGCAGCTATCTTTTGGATAATAAAATGGCGAGCGAAGAGATGCTAAAAGACCTTGAGAAACAGATCAAGTCTCAGGTTAACGACGCTGCTGAATTTGCCCAGGTTTCTCCTGAACCGCAGGAATCTGAGCTTTATACTGATATTTTAATCGATAATTAA
- a CDS encoding MFS transporter, protein MSMISKTSLQVSLCGFMSGLCLLLSGNTLNFWLAESNVDLVTLGLFTLVALPYSFKYFISILTNKINFSLRGWLIIAQAMILMCLMGLAHLNPIHNKQAIAVLALTLALGAVIQDIYLDKLRIDKTHLSNRGASASGYIVGYRLGMLSSGAGLIFLSSIVNWVTVFYCAAALFLFISLAIHQAIEGSVPLALTSKHLRGGFSAQIIRPILKIARGKRLIYIISLIILYRLADNLLAVLVNPFQLHLGFNAAEIATASKFFGTTMAIVGGVLGGKILQKIGGAKSLYCFGLIHLLSHFLFIVQAKIGYNLTLLYIVNGTESLTGSMAMVAYIAYLTGLCNKQYGTTQYALLSSIMGLSRTLLPASAGTIAKYASWEACFIIITIIGIPGVVLTSNRAFKKLN, encoded by the coding sequence ATGTCTATGATTTCAAAAACATCCCTACAAGTATCTTTGTGTGGCTTTATGAGTGGGCTTTGCCTTCTTTTAAGTGGCAACACTCTCAACTTTTGGCTCGCTGAGTCTAACGTCGATTTAGTCACCTTAGGGTTATTCACCTTGGTGGCTCTTCCATATTCGTTTAAATACTTTATTTCTATATTAACAAATAAAATCAACTTCTCTCTAAGAGGATGGCTGATAATTGCCCAGGCTATGATTTTAATGTGCTTAATGGGGCTGGCTCACCTTAATCCCATCCACAACAAGCAAGCAATTGCAGTCTTAGCACTTACGTTGGCTTTAGGAGCAGTCATCCAAGACATCTATCTGGATAAACTTAGAATTGATAAAACTCATTTAAGCAATAGGGGCGCTTCGGCAAGTGGCTATATTGTGGGTTATCGTCTTGGAATGCTATCGTCGGGAGCAGGATTAATTTTCCTGTCAAGTATAGTGAATTGGGTTACTGTCTTTTATTGTGCCGCTGCCCTTTTCTTGTTCATAAGTTTAGCCATTCATCAGGCCATTGAGGGGTCAGTCCCTTTAGCATTAACCTCAAAACACTTACGCGGGGGATTCAGCGCACAAATTATTCGCCCTATTTTGAAAATCGCTAGGGGCAAACGTCTTATTTATATAATATCCCTAATCATTCTTTATCGCCTCGCCGACAATTTATTAGCGGTTTTGGTTAACCCTTTTCAACTGCATCTAGGCTTTAATGCAGCCGAAATTGCAACCGCTTCAAAATTTTTTGGTACCACCATGGCCATTGTGGGAGGGGTTTTAGGGGGTAAAATTTTGCAAAAAATAGGGGGGGCTAAGTCTTTATATTGTTTTGGATTAATTCACTTACTTAGTCACTTTTTATTCATCGTACAGGCGAAAATTGGTTATAATTTAACGTTGCTTTATATAGTCAATGGAACAGAAAGTTTAACAGGCAGTATGGCAATGGTTGCGTATATTGCTTATCTGACGGGTTTGTGCAATAAACAATATGGCACAACTCAATATGCCCTTTTAAGCTCTATTATGGGTTTATCCAGGACATTATTACCGGCTTCGGCGGGAACGATTGCAAAATATGCCTCATGGGAGGCCTGTTTTATAATAATAACAATTATAGGTATTCCGGGAGTCGTACTAACTTCAAATCGGGCTTTTAAAAAACTTAACTAA
- a CDS encoding MgtC/SapB family protein — MSIDWIHELLVSVRLIVAFLLGAFIGWEREHHGQEAGIRTFGLISLGACSFGLISIFVEYGDQGRIAAQIVSGIGFLGAGVIMRDSGHLKGITTAATIWCSASVGTAIAFDMYVIGILTASIILLFHALRNTKYWALVSNKKIPGHPLHKDS, encoded by the coding sequence ATGTCAATTGATTGGATTCACGAGTTACTTGTTTCTGTCCGTTTAATAGTTGCATTTTTACTGGGCGCATTTATTGGGTGGGAAAGAGAACACCATGGCCAGGAAGCTGGAATCCGTACCTTTGGCCTTATCTCCCTAGGGGCCTGCTCCTTTGGTTTGATTTCTATATTCGTGGAATATGGTGACCAAGGTCGTATCGCGGCACAAATTGTTTCGGGAATCGGATTTCTGGGAGCGGGCGTTATTATGCGTGACTCGGGTCATTTAAAGGGGATAACAACAGCCGCAACTATTTGGTGTTCCGCTTCGGTTGGAACAGCCATTGCTTTTGATATGTATGTCATCGGTATCTTAACAGCCTCTATCATATTGTTATTCCATGCTTTAAGGAATACGAAATACTGGGCTTTGGTCTCAAATAAAAAAATTCCTGGACATCCACTTCATAAAGATTCTTAA
- a CDS encoding NADP-dependent malic enzyme produces MPNEIYERSLFYHRSPKPGKIDIVPTKPLASQQDLALAYSPGVAGPCLAIADDPKTAADYTSRGNLIAVISNGTAVLGLGNIGALASKPVMEGKAVLFKKFAGINAMDIEINETDPDKLIEIIAALEPTFGGINLEDIKAPECFYIEKKLTERMNIPVFHDDQHGTAIIVCAAIINGLKLVDKKIEDVKLVTSGAGAAAIACLDLLVSLGLSKENVIACDSNGVVYEGRAKAMDENKAKYAAKTEARTLADALKGADIFLGLSAAGVVSKEMVVEMAAKPIILALANPEPEIRPELVQEVRSDAIIATGRSDYPNQVNNVLCFPYIFRGALDVGATRINEAMKVACVKALAELTHAESSDLVSSAYGGEVHRFGTDYIIPKPFDPRLSVILPHAVAKAAMETGVAARPVEDLEAYQHNLQSFIYRSSMVMRPVINQAKSNLMRVTFGEGEDERVLRTVQTLLDDKICIPILVGRPSVIDSRIERLGLRMRSHTDFEVIDPSNDSRYQTYWHAYHAIMERKGVSPEAAKFHVRTNTTLIAALTVHLGDADTMIVGTSRLYHEHLKDVLDVLQLSPEHEIAASLNVLLLDRGVYFISDAYVNKKTTPEQIAEITMMATEQVKLFGITPKVALLSHSSFGSSDKYSATKMRDAVQIIRTMAPELEVDGEMHADLALSESLRQSIMPNSSLTGEANLLIMPSLDAAHISFNMLKILGHGLPIGPILMGTNKPGHIVSQTVTSRGLLNMAAIAAVDAQRRKTRREG; encoded by the coding sequence ATGCCTAACGAAATTTATGAGCGCTCATTATTTTATCATCGCAGCCCGAAACCGGGGAAGATTGATATTGTCCCCACAAAACCGCTTGCCTCCCAGCAAGACTTAGCTCTTGCTTATTCTCCAGGCGTTGCGGGCCCTTGTCTTGCTATTGCAGATGATCCTAAAACGGCAGCTGATTATACCTCCCGCGGCAACCTAATCGCCGTTATTTCGAATGGGACAGCCGTTCTAGGGTTAGGAAACATCGGGGCTCTTGCCTCTAAGCCGGTTATGGAAGGAAAAGCTGTTCTTTTCAAAAAATTCGCTGGCATTAATGCCATGGATATTGAAATCAACGAAACAGATCCAGACAAACTTATTGAAATTATTGCAGCCCTTGAGCCTACATTTGGTGGAATTAACTTAGAAGACATTAAGGCCCCTGAATGTTTCTATATTGAAAAGAAACTGACTGAACGCATGAATATTCCAGTATTTCATGACGATCAACATGGAACAGCCATCATTGTCTGCGCTGCTATCATTAATGGATTAAAGTTAGTCGATAAAAAAATCGAAGATGTTAAACTCGTTACCTCGGGTGCAGGCGCCGCGGCCATTGCATGCTTAGACTTATTGGTCAGCCTTGGCTTATCGAAGGAAAATGTGATTGCTTGCGATAGTAATGGTGTGGTTTATGAAGGCCGCGCCAAAGCCATGGATGAAAATAAAGCCAAGTATGCCGCAAAAACTGAAGCGCGCACGTTAGCAGATGCCTTAAAAGGCGCCGATATTTTTTTGGGACTTTCTGCGGCGGGCGTGGTAAGCAAGGAAATGGTCGTTGAGATGGCCGCCAAGCCAATTATCTTGGCTCTGGCAAATCCCGAACCCGAAATTCGCCCAGAACTTGTGCAGGAAGTCAGAAGTGATGCAATTATTGCCACGGGACGGTCCGACTATCCAAATCAAGTGAACAATGTTCTTTGCTTCCCTTATATTTTCCGCGGAGCGTTAGATGTAGGCGCAACGCGCATCAATGAAGCCATGAAAGTTGCCTGCGTTAAGGCGCTCGCTGAACTCACCCATGCGGAAAGCTCCGATCTTGTTTCAAGTGCTTATGGTGGAGAAGTCCATCGTTTTGGAACAGACTATATTATTCCAAAGCCATTTGACCCGCGTCTTTCCGTGATTTTGCCGCATGCGGTAGCAAAAGCTGCTATGGAAACAGGTGTGGCAGCCCGTCCGGTTGAGGATCTTGAAGCTTACCAACACAATTTACAATCCTTCATTTATCGCTCCTCAATGGTGATGCGCCCTGTGATTAATCAAGCAAAATCTAATCTGATGCGCGTCACCTTTGGTGAAGGAGAAGATGAACGAGTTCTTCGAACTGTTCAAACCTTACTTGATGACAAGATTTGTATCCCCATCCTGGTGGGTCGTCCATCCGTCATCGACAGCCGCATTGAACGCCTTGGTTTACGGATGCGGTCTCATACTGATTTTGAAGTAATTGATCCGAGCAATGACAGTCGTTATCAAACTTACTGGCATGCTTATCATGCTATTATGGAGCGCAAAGGGGTTTCACCCGAAGCAGCTAAATTCCATGTTCGTACTAACACAACGTTGATTGCGGCTCTTACCGTCCATCTTGGCGATGCAGACACCATGATTGTGGGGACTTCTCGCTTATATCATGAGCACCTCAAAGACGTACTTGATGTCTTGCAATTAAGTCCAGAACATGAAATTGCAGCTTCCTTGAATGTGCTGCTGCTTGACCGGGGCGTTTACTTTATCTCGGATGCCTACGTCAACAAGAAAACAACACCAGAGCAAATCGCTGAAATCACCATGATGGCCACGGAACAAGTAAAATTGTTTGGTATAACCCCTAAGGTGGCGTTATTATCTCACTCCAGCTTTGGATCAAGCGACAAATATAGCGCTACAAAAATGCGTGACGCTGTGCAAATTATCCGAACAATGGCGCCCGAACTTGAAGTTGATGGCGAAATGCACGCGGACTTGGCGTTGTCGGAAAGCCTGCGTCAAAGCATTATGCCCAATTCAAGTTTAACAGGTGAAGCAAACTTATTGATCATGCCGTCTTTGGATGCAGCTCATATAAGCTTTAATATGTTGAAAATTTTGGGACATGGGTTGCCGATTGGACCTATTTTAATGGGAACCAATAAACCCGGTCACATTGTCAGCCAAACAGTAACTTCACGCGGATTGTTGAATATGGCAGCTATTGCAGCTGTGGATGCTCAACGCCGTAAAACTCGACGGGAAGGATAA